CAGAAAGTAATTCTCCACAACAGTAGATAACCTTCAAATTGTCCGACAAACATAAATCTACTTTTTTAGCTAAATCGGCATTATTTTCTTGATGATATGCCCTTCTTTCAGAATGCCCTAGAATAACGTATTTTGCCCCTGTAGATAGTATCATTTTAGTAGATACTTCTCCTGTAAAAGCACCGCTTTCTTGAGCACTGCAATTTTGAGCACTTACACTAAACTTATCAGAAATAGAGGCTATCTTATCAAGGTGTGTAAATGGCACTCCCAATATTACTTCCACATTGCTCGAAGATAACGTCAGTATTTCTGACAATTCGTTAGCCAAATCAGCACCTTCATTCAAATCTTTATTCATTTTCCAGTTTCCTGCTACAATTTTCTTTCTCATTTTAACTCATTCTAATTCTAGGGTCTAACCATCCATAAATAAGATCAACCACAATATTAATAATTACAAACATTAGCGCAATAGTCAATACACTTCCCATTACTAGTGGTAAGTCCAATTGATTTAATGCATCGACAATTTCTTTGCCTAAACCATTCCATGCGAAAATGTATTCTACAAAAACAGCCCCTGCTAATAAACTAGCAAACCAACCCGATACGGCTGTAACAACCGGATTTAGTGAATTTTTCAAAACATGCTTTCTCAACACTTTAACAAAACTTAAACCTTTGGCAAAAGCCGTACGCACATAATCTTGTGTCAAAGTTTCTAAAAAAGATGACCTTGTCAATTGTATAATAACCGCTAAAGGTCTTACGCCTAGGATTATAGCGGGTAGAATAAGGTTAGATAAACTAAGGAACTCTCCCCTTCCATAATCATCTACCGAATACAAGCTGCCAGTCATGTTTAAACCTGTAAGATGGTTTAACACAAAACCAAACAACCAAGCAATGAGTATCGCTGAAAAAAAGGATGGAACTGACATTCCTAAGACTCCAAAAAATAGAGCCAACTTGTCAATCCAACTGTCTTTGAAGATAGCGGCCAATATCCCAATGAAAATACCAACTACAATAGCAATAAGTATTGAAGAAAGTGCTAAGACAACCGTATTGGGCAATGTGTCTGAAATAATATGACTAACTAATTTGCCAGACTTTTTAAAAGATGTCCTTAGATAAGGGAACTTAATTACGATATCTGTATGTTTGATAGAAACTATTTTAAAGTAGCTATATGCTTTGGATTCAAGGTTAGAATAATCATTAAGCCCTTGTGAGTGCAAGGATATTGGAGATAAATCATTGAGATATAAAGCATATTGAGAAGAAAGTGGCTTGTCAAAGCCATATTTGGCTCTTATATTTTTCAACTGCTCAGCATCTTCCCTTTGATCTAACATCATTCTTGCTGGGTCACCAGGCAAAACATTAAAGAGTATAAATACTACAGTTACTACTCCCCACATTACTAGGAAACCATAACTCAAACGCTTGATGACAAATGCTAACAAAACTAATTATTGAACTTCTATATCACTTAAAGATGGGAAATCATTATGATGCCATTTTCCCATAATTGTTCCTTTTTGCAGATACATTAACCCTGGATTTGAACGAATCATCGTTTTTAAAGTGGTTTCATCTGTAAAATAAAATGGATATTCTATGTTGTTTTCTTCTGCAAAAGCTAAAATATTATCATCGCTAGAGGCACACAAAGCATAGAAAGAAATTCCTGCCGTTTGACAATCGGCATAAAAAGCATTGATTTCTTCTTGAGAAGAAGCAGAAGTTTTGTCAATATTATAACAAACCAATAGAAATGCGTTATCTTCATCTAGCACCGAATAGGTATAATCAACACCATCTTTAGTAATGGAAAAATCATGAATTGGTGGTTCGTAACCCTCTTGCAATACAATGGTTTTTTCTGTTGCTTCGACAAAATCATAGTCTTCCCACTTATCTTGATAATCTGTAGAAAGCATCTCTGAAACCTCTCCAGTTGCTTTGTTTTTTACGACATAATAATAGGCTTCTTCGGTACAAGGTAATTCTAACTCATCACAGGTTTTCATGCCCTCTGTTATGTTATTCCCTATAGCATAAGGTCTAAAATCTTTTACTGGTAAGTGTCTGTAGGTATGGACAACAAAAGCAAAACAGAAAAAAGTAACGATGGCTAAAAACATATTTTCCATTTTACGACTCAATAAGGATTTGATGTGTTTCTCCCCTAAGAATAAAATGGAAATGAAAAATAATAGAATGAGGTCTTTTCTAAATGACCCCCAAGGTGTGAGTTTAATAGCATCACCAAAACAGCCGCAGTCAGTTACTTTGTTATAATATGCTGAATAAAACGTTAGGAAAGTAAAAAATACAATCATCAACATTAAAGACCAATTGGCTAGTTTAGGACGTGCACCAATAAGCACCATAATACCAACTACCACTTCGAAAATACAAATACCTGCAGCCATAACAAAAGCTAGTGGTATCAAAAATTCTAAATTGAGTACATCGGCAGAAAAGTATTCTTCCAATTTGTATGAAAAGCCAAGAGCATCATTGGCTTTAATAAGTCCTGAAATGATAAAAAGAACTCCTACAATTAATCGAGACAAATAAGTTAAAAATTTCATATTATTTAAGTTTAATTAGTGCAAAAATAGAATAGTTAATCATATCAAAATAATTGGCATCAATCCCTTCAGAAATCAAGGTTTTACCTTGGTTGTCTTCTATTTGCTTAACTCTTAGAAGTTTCTGAAGTATCAAATCGGTCAAAGAACTGACTCGCATATCTCTCCAAGCCTCTCCATAATCGTGATTCTTAGATTTCATCAGTTCTTTGGATTCAGTGTAGTATTTTTCATACAGTTCTTGTACTTCATGATTTTCCATATCAGGCTGTTCTGCAATACCCTTCTCTAACTGAATAAGTGCAATGATGGAATAATTGACAATACCAATAAATTCATTTCTTATATCTTCACCAACCTTTTGAGAACCCTTCATCTCAATACTACGTATTCTTTGGGCTTTTATGAAAATCTGGTCCGTAAGTGACGATAGTCTTAGAATACGCCAAGCACAACCATAATCTTTCATTTTTTTGATAAAAATATCCTTACATTTGGCTGATGCCACATCATATTCACGAATGGTTTGTTCCATATTTCAATTTCGATTTGAAGAATGACTAAAAATAAAAATTTAAACACTCCTATAACGATAGATTGTAATTCAAAATTGCTCGATTTATCAACACCAGCAATAATGGGTATTTTAAACCTTACTGACGATTCTTTTTATGATGGCGGACAACACAATTCCATAAAAAAAGCACTTCTTCAAACTGAAAAAATGCTCGATGATGGAGCTAAAATCATTGATATAGGAGCCTATTCTTCTCGACCTAATGCTAAACACATTAGTCTTGATGAAGAGTGGCAAAGATTAGAAAAAACACTACAAATTATTAACAAAGAATTTCCTAAAGCTATACTTTCTGTAGATACCTTTCGTTCAGAAATTGCTTGGCGAAGTGTCGATAATGGTGCAGATATAATCAATGATATTTCTGCTGGAAATTTAGACCTAGAAATGTTTGATGTTGTTGCAGATTTAAATGTTCCTTACATTATGATGCATATGCAAGGCACTCCACAAACTATGCAAGACAATCCACATTACGATTGCATAGAAAAAGAAGTGGCGAACTATTTTTTAAACAAAGTGAAAACACTACAACAAAAAGGTCTAAGTAAAATCATTATTGACCCTGGCTTTGGATTTGGCAAAACACTTGAACACAACTACCAATTGTTAAATAATCTAGAAGAACTTCATACTCTAGAACTTCCCCTATTAGTAGGAGTTTCAAGAAAGTCAATGGTATATAAAGTATTGGAAACAGATGCTAAAAATTCACTCAACGGAACAACCGCTATTCATGCTTTGTGTTTAAGCAAGGGAGCATCAATTCTGAGGGTGCACGATGTAAAAGAAGCTGTTGAGTGTGTAAAATTAATTAACTTCGCCAAAAACCAATTATAAATGGGTTTCTTAGAATTTAACATATTAGACATTTTAGACATCTTACTGGTAGCATTTCTGCTATTTCAATTGTACAAATTGATAAAAGGTACTGTAGCCATTCGTATTTTTATTGGTATTGCAGCTATATATTTACTTTGGAAGTTGGTAGAAGCCTTACAAATGGAACTTTTAAGTGAAATTTTAGGGCAATTTATTGGTGTTGGTGTGTTAGCAGTCATTATTGTTTTTCAGCAAGAATTAAGACGCTTTTTATTGATGATAGGAAATACTAAATTTTTCTCTAAAGATGGAGTTTTAAAATTTAATTGGATAAATGACGAAACTGCTGCAGAGGTGAAAATTTCAGACATCGTACAGGCATGTGATGAAATGGCAAAAACTAAAACTGGTGCAATCATCGTTATCACTAGAGAAAATGGCTTACCCAATTACATTGAAACTGGCGAAATAATCAACGCCAAAACATCTAATATCTTTTTACAGAGTATCTTTTTCAAAAACAGCCCTTTACACGATGGTGCGGTCATTATCACTGGCGATACCATTAAAGCAGCTAGATGCGTTCTTCCTACTATAGAAAACGATAGTTTTCCTTCAAATTTAGGTATGCGACACAGAGCAGCGGCTGGTATTACCGAAAATACGGATTCTATTGCTGTTGTTGTTTCAGAAGAAAGGGGTAAAATTTCGGTTGCATACAAAGGCAAATTAGAGATTAGCCTATCTGCCGATCAACTCAAAGAATTCTTACAAAGGGAATTGCACCAATAATTAGCTTTTCAATCTAGGATCAAGTGCATCTCTTAGCCCCTCACCTATCAAATTATAGATAGTAATAGTTAAGAATATTGCAAATCCTGGGAACATAACCAACCACCACGCTTCAAATTCTTGACGTCCTAAATTAAGTAAAGACCCCCACGTTACTACATCATCTGGAACACCAATTCCTAGAAAAGATAAAGAACTTTCTATAAGGATTGCTGATGCTACACCAAAGGCAATTGACACAAATACAGGTGCTAATGCATTAGGAAGTGCATGTTTAGCAATGGCTCTAAAATTAGAATAACCCAGAGATTTAGCCGCTTGAACGTACTCTAACTCTCTGATACGTAAAAATTCAGCACGAGTAAAACGTGCTATACCAGTCCATGAAGTAAGACCAATAATTACCATAATTAACCATATACTTCTTACGAAAATGGCCGATATAGTAATGATTAGAATTAGTCTAGGAATTGAGTTTAAAATCTCAATACCTCTAGAAACAAAAGTATCAATTGGTACACTAACCTCTTTGGCTAACCAGCCAAATTTGAACACTCTAGATAAAAGACGCATTCCTACTATGATAGCAGCAATTAAAATTAAAGAGATGACAAGTTCCCAAATTCCATTGCCTGAAGTAAAAGCATTTGCTAAAGTGTATTTTCTAACACCAAAACCATAAAAGAAAGCTAAGAAAACTCCCAATAGTGTAAAGTAATATTTAGATCGAGGCATTAATAAATTTCTATCACCAAAGAAACCAGCCAAAGCCCCTAAAAAGACCCCAATAATACTTGCTATACCCATAGCTAATACTCCTACCAAAAGTGATATTCGAGTACCATGAATTAGTCCTGACGCCAAATCTCTACCTATGTTGTCAGTTCCCATAATGTGCCTTAAGCGGTTAGGAATGGCGACAATTTCATTGTCACTATTTTTATACCGTTGTTCATCGAATGGCGATACGTATTCTCTGTTATATCTGTCACCCTTGTCTGGAGAATAAGGTATAGGTGCCCAGACTACCTTTTCTAAATCTAGCTTCCTCCAATCTGTAATATCAAACTGAAGGATTTCAATAAGACCTGTTTCAGAGTTGATGACAGAATCTAACTTAGATGGATTAACCAAAGTGGAAAATGCAGGATAAAAAGTTTCTCCTTTATACTTACAATACAAAGGTTGGTCATTAGCTATAACAGGCGCAAATAAGGCTACAAAAACCAATGCTATCAGAATATATAATGATATTAGGGCTGGTTTGTTTTTCTTAAACTGCTGCCAAGCGTATTTTTTAAATGAAAAATCTCTCTGTTCCATAGTTTTATTTGTAAGAAATTCTAGGGTCTACTACTGCATAAAGTATATCGGCTACTAAATAACCGATCATAGTTAAAAAACCAATAATCGTAAATACGGCAACTATCATAGGATAGTCTGAATTGAGTATTGAACTATAAATCTCAAATCCCATACCTGGGATAGTGAAAATGGTTTCAATGATTACCGACCCTCCAATTGCTAAAGGGAAAATATTAGCAAAAACTGTAATTATTGGTAATAAAGAGTTTCTTAATGCGTGTTTCATCACTACTTTACCTTCACCAAGTCCTTTAGCTCGTGCTGTACGGATATAATCTTGTCCAAATACATCTATTACACCAACACGCATAATTCTACTTAAAAATGCAAAAGAACTATAAGTATAGGTTATCAATGGAAGTATAAAATAAGGTGCTCTGTGTGCTGCTTTTTCTAAGAAAGACCAGCTAGGGTCGTATAATGTAGGGTCTTGTATTCCTGAAACAGGAAACCACCTTAATGTGTCTGGATTGGCAAAGGTGTACAATAACAATACACCAATAAAAAAACCAGGCATTGAATACAA
Above is a window of Flavobacteriales bacterium DNA encoding:
- a CDS encoding triose-phosphate isomerase, which encodes MRKKIVAGNWKMNKDLNEGADLANELSEILTLSSSNVEVILGVPFTHLDKIASISDKFSVSAQNCSAQESGAFTGEVSTKMILSTGAKYVILGHSERRAYHQENNADLAKKVDLCLSDNLKVIYCCGELLSEREFGNHFAVVKSQIEEALFHLSAEQMSRVVIAYEPVWAIGTGVTASSDQAQEMHAYIRSIFTDKYGVDVAQDLSILYGGSCKPSNAQEIFSKEDVDGGLIGGASLNANDFSQIINAF
- a CDS encoding ABC transporter permease gives rise to the protein MEQRDFSFKKYAWQQFKKNKPALISLYILIALVFVALFAPVIANDQPLYCKYKGETFYPAFSTLVNPSKLDSVINSETGLIEILQFDITDWRKLDLEKVVWAPIPYSPDKGDRYNREYVSPFDEQRYKNSDNEIVAIPNRLRHIMGTDNIGRDLASGLIHGTRISLLVGVLAMGIASIIGVFLGALAGFFGDRNLLMPRSKYYFTLLGVFLAFFYGFGVRKYTLANAFTSGNGIWELVISLILIAAIIVGMRLLSRVFKFGWLAKEVSVPIDTFVSRGIEILNSIPRLILIITISAIFVRSIWLIMVIIGLTSWTGIARFTRAEFLRIRELEYVQAAKSLGYSNFRAIAKHALPNALAPVFVSIAFGVASAILIESSLSFLGIGVPDDVVTWGSLLNLGRQEFEAWWLVMFPGFAIFLTITIYNLIGEGLRDALDPRLKS
- a CDS encoding DoxX family protein encodes the protein MKFLTYLSRLIVGVLFIISGLIKANDALGFSYKLEEYFSADVLNLEFLIPLAFVMAAGICIFEVVVGIMVLIGARPKLANWSLMLMIVFFTFLTFYSAYYNKVTDCGCFGDAIKLTPWGSFRKDLILLFFISILFLGEKHIKSLLSRKMENMFLAIVTFFCFAFVVHTYRHLPVKDFRPYAIGNNITEGMKTCDELELPCTEEAYYYVVKNKATGEVSEMLSTDYQDKWEDYDFVEATEKTIVLQEGYEPPIHDFSITKDGVDYTYSVLDEDNAFLLVCYNIDKTSASSQEEINAFYADCQTAGISFYALCASSDDNILAFAEENNIEYPFYFTDETTLKTMIRSNPGLMYLQKGTIMGKWHHNDFPSLSDIEVQ
- a CDS encoding DUF1599 domain-containing protein; this translates as MEQTIREYDVASAKCKDIFIKKMKDYGCAWRILRLSSLTDQIFIKAQRIRSIEMKGSQKVGEDIRNEFIGIVNYSIIALIQLEKGIAEQPDMENHEVQELYEKYYTESKELMKSKNHDYGEAWRDMRVSSLTDLILQKLLRVKQIEDNQGKTLISEGIDANYFDMINYSIFALIKLK
- a CDS encoding ABC transporter permease; protein product: MLAFVIKRLSYGFLVMWGVVTVVFILFNVLPGDPARMMLDQREDAEQLKNIRAKYGFDKPLSSQYALYLNDLSPISLHSQGLNDYSNLESKAYSYFKIVSIKHTDIVIKFPYLRTSFKKSGKLVSHIISDTLPNTVVLALSSILIAIVVGIFIGILAAIFKDSWIDKLALFFGVLGMSVPSFFSAILIAWLFGFVLNHLTGLNMTGSLYSVDDYGRGEFLSLSNLILPAIILGVRPLAVIIQLTRSSFLETLTQDYVRTAFAKGLSFVKVLRKHVLKNSLNPVVTAVSGWFASLLAGAVFVEYIFAWNGLGKEIVDALNQLDLPLVMGSVLTIALMFVIINIVVDLIYGWLDPRIRMS
- a CDS encoding TIGR00159 family protein, whose amino-acid sequence is MGFLEFNILDILDILLVAFLLFQLYKLIKGTVAIRIFIGIAAIYLLWKLVEALQMELLSEILGQFIGVGVLAVIIVFQQELRRFLLMIGNTKFFSKDGVLKFNWINDETAAEVKISDIVQACDEMAKTKTGAIIVITRENGLPNYIETGEIINAKTSNIFLQSIFFKNSPLHDGAVIITGDTIKAARCVLPTIENDSFPSNLGMRHRAAAGITENTDSIAVVVSEERGKISVAYKGKLEISLSADQLKEFLQRELHQ
- the folP gene encoding dihydropteroate synthase, coding for MTKNKNLNTPITIDCNSKLLDLSTPAIMGILNLTDDSFYDGGQHNSIKKALLQTEKMLDDGAKIIDIGAYSSRPNAKHISLDEEWQRLEKTLQIINKEFPKAILSVDTFRSEIAWRSVDNGADIINDISAGNLDLEMFDVVADLNVPYIMMHMQGTPQTMQDNPHYDCIEKEVANYFLNKVKTLQQKGLSKIIIDPGFGFGKTLEHNYQLLNNLEELHTLELPLLVGVSRKSMVYKVLETDAKNSLNGTTAIHALCLSKGASILRVHDVKEAVECVKLINFAKNQL